From one Bacteroides fragilis NCTC 9343 genomic stretch:
- the nrfA gene encoding ammonia-forming cytochrome c nitrite reductase, whose product MEKKLKSWQGWLLFCGAMAVVFVLGLVVSSLMERRAETVSVFNNKRVEITGIEARNEVFGENYPRQYETWKETAKTDFKSEFNGNEAVDVLEQRPEMVVLWAGYAFSKDYSTPRGHMHAIEDITHSLRTGAPMDDKSGPQPSTCWTCKSPDVPRMMEAIGVDSFYNNKWGAFGSEIVNPIGCADCHEPTNMKLHISRPALREAFARQGKDIDKATPQEMRSLVCAQCHVEYYFKGDGKYLTFPWDKGFSVEDMEAYYDEADFADYTHALSKARILKAQHPDYEISQMGIHAQRGVSCADCHMPYKSEGGMKFSDHHIQSPLAMIDRTCQVCHRESEETLRNNVYDRQRKANEIRGRLEQELAKAHIEAKFAWDKGATDVQMAEALKLIRQAQWRWDFGVASHGGAFHAPQEIQRILGHGLDKALQARLAISKVLAQHGYTADVPMPDISTKEKAQEYIGLDMEKERKAKDKFLKTIVPEWLEKARANGRLAKL is encoded by the coding sequence ATGGAAAAGAAACTGAAATCATGGCAGGGATGGCTGTTGTTCTGCGGAGCGATGGCAGTCGTTTTTGTACTCGGGCTTGTAGTCTCTTCACTGATGGAGCGCAGGGCGGAAACGGTAAGTGTTTTCAATAACAAACGGGTGGAGATTACCGGAATAGAAGCCCGGAACGAAGTGTTTGGAGAAAATTATCCCCGGCAGTACGAGACGTGGAAAGAAACGGCAAAAACCGATTTTAAAAGCGAGTTTAATGGCAATGAAGCGGTAGATGTGCTTGAACAGCGCCCTGAGATGGTGGTGCTATGGGCCGGATATGCATTTTCAAAGGATTACTCGACTCCACGGGGGCACATGCATGCCATTGAGGACATTACTCATTCACTTCGTACCGGTGCGCCGATGGATGATAAAAGTGGTCCGCAGCCTTCTACCTGCTGGACTTGTAAGAGTCCGGATGTGCCTCGCATGATGGAGGCGATTGGAGTGGACTCGTTTTATAACAACAAGTGGGGAGCTTTCGGCAGTGAGATTGTCAATCCGATAGGTTGTGCAGACTGTCATGAACCGACAAATATGAAATTGCATATCAGCCGTCCGGCTTTACGAGAGGCTTTTGCCCGCCAGGGAAAAGATATAGACAAAGCGACTCCACAGGAGATGCGTTCGCTGGTATGTGCGCAATGTCATGTAGAGTACTATTTTAAGGGGGATGGTAAATATCTGACTTTCCCTTGGGATAAGGGATTCTCGGTAGAAGATATGGAAGCCTACTATGATGAGGCCGACTTCGCTGATTATACACATGCGTTGAGCAAAGCCCGTATACTGAAAGCGCAGCATCCGGATTATGAAATTTCTCAGATGGGGATTCATGCCCAACGCGGAGTATCGTGTGCCGATTGTCATATGCCCTACAAAAGTGAGGGAGGCATGAAGTTCAGCGATCACCATATTCAAAGTCCGTTGGCTATGATCGACCGGACTTGCCAGGTGTGTCATAGGGAGAGTGAAGAGACTTTAAGAAATAATGTATATGATCGCCAGCGTAAAGCGAACGAAATTCGCGGCCGTTTGGAGCAGGAATTGGCTAAGGCACATATTGAGGCTAAATTTGCATGGGACAAGGGTGCGACAGATGTCCAAATGGCAGAGGCATTAAAGTTGATTCGCCAGGCTCAGTGGAGATGGGATTTCGGAGTAGCTTCGCATGGAGGCGCATTCCATGCTCCGCAAGAGATACAACGTATTCTGGGGCATGGGCTTGACAAGGCTTTGCAGGCCCGGTTGGCTATTTCGAAAGTACTGGCTCAGCACGGCTACACGGCTGACGTTCCGATGCCTGATATTTCGACAAAGGAAAAAGCACAGGAATACATCGGTCTGGATATGGAGAAGGAGCGTAAGGCGAAAGACAAATTCCTGAAAACAATAGTACCTGAGTGGTTGGAGAAAGCGAGGGCCAACGGTCGTCTGGCTAAACTGTAG
- a CDS encoding cytochrome c biogenesis protein ResB: MWQKPWGYKEGFAICGGLFLTGTFLQITIGKCELSILSYPMNVCVGVLYLVILLLIYAFSQKSYFIRWMGSCQAAVSSMVSVAMLTVVMGLIRQVKSDVPLLGAESWLGFSQMLSACSFVLLFLWMITLLGLTTIRRIHHFRWCDFPFVLNHLGLFLALTGAILGNADMERLRMTTKTGQAEWRALDENQKMRELPLAIELQDFTIDEYPPKLMLINNETGEALPSKKPENLLIEENFHTGRLLDWEIGIEKKIPLAASVATQDTLNFVEFHSMGATYAVYLKAVNNKTGQQREGWVSCGSFMFPYKAIRLDDQTSLVMPEREPRRFASEVKVYTESGCRDSATIEVNKPFELEGWKIYQLSYDESKGRWSDISVFELVRDPWLPVVYTGIWMMIAGAVCLFALSQKRKEDNT, translated from the coding sequence ATGTGGCAGAAACCTTGGGGATATAAAGAGGGGTTCGCTATCTGTGGCGGGCTCTTTCTTACAGGCACTTTCCTGCAAATAACGATAGGAAAATGTGAGCTTTCCATTCTTTCATACCCTATGAATGTGTGCGTGGGAGTATTGTATCTTGTTATCTTGTTACTGATCTACGCCTTTTCGCAAAAGAGTTATTTCATCCGGTGGATGGGAAGCTGCCAGGCTGCCGTTTCATCTATGGTATCAGTCGCGATGCTGACTGTAGTGATGGGGCTGATTCGCCAAGTGAAGTCCGATGTACCTCTGTTAGGTGCTGAGAGCTGGCTGGGGTTTTCGCAGATGTTGTCGGCATGTTCGTTTGTGCTGTTGTTCCTTTGGATGATCACTTTGTTGGGACTGACCACAATTCGGAGGATACACCATTTCCGCTGGTGTGATTTTCCTTTTGTATTGAATCACTTGGGACTGTTCCTTGCACTGACCGGTGCTATCTTGGGCAATGCCGATATGGAGCGTTTGCGGATGACTACAAAAACAGGACAGGCAGAATGGCGCGCGTTGGACGAGAACCAGAAAATGCGGGAGTTACCTCTGGCAATAGAACTCCAGGACTTTACGATTGATGAATACCCCCCGAAGTTGATGCTGATAAATAATGAAACAGGTGAGGCATTACCGTCAAAGAAACCGGAAAACCTGTTGATTGAAGAAAATTTTCATACCGGACGATTGCTTGATTGGGAAATTGGTATCGAGAAGAAAATACCTCTGGCTGCCAGTGTAGCGACTCAGGATACGTTGAATTTTGTAGAATTTCATTCAATGGGGGCTACTTATGCTGTTTATCTGAAAGCTGTGAATAATAAGACAGGACAGCAGCGTGAAGGATGGGTGAGTTGCGGGAGTTTTATGTTTCCTTATAAAGCTATCCGGCTTGACGATCAGACCAGTCTGGTGATGCCGGAACGTGAACCCCGTCGTTTTGCATCCGAAGTCAAGGTTTATACGGAATCGGGATGCCGTGATTCGGCTACGATTGAGGTGAATAAGCCTTTTGAGTTGGAAGGGTGGAAAATATATCAATTGAGTTATGACGAGTCGAAAGGGCGTTGGAGTGATATCAGCGTATTCGAACTGGTTCGTGATCCATGGTTGCCGGTCGTTTATACCGGTATCTGGATGATGATAGCGGGAGCTGTCTGCCTGTTTGCCTTGTCACAGAAAAGAAAGGAGGACAACACATGA
- a CDS encoding cytochrome c biogenesis protein: MSWDQFVIFAIVALLCWGIGAVAAWRGKRQWMVYTATLAGLAVFFAFILGMWISLERPPMRTMGETRLWYSFFLPLAGIITYSRWRYKWILSFSFILSLVFVCINLFKPEIHNKTLMPALQSPWFAPHVIVYMFAYAMLGAAAVMAVYLLWIKKKTPEEREMELCDNLVNVGLAFMTLGMLFGALWAKEAWGHYWSWDPKETWAAATWLGYLCYIHFRMNRRQKVRTALVGLLICFVLLQMCWYGINYLPSAQGTSVHTYNLN, encoded by the coding sequence ATGAGTTGGGATCAATTTGTGATTTTTGCCATTGTAGCACTTTTATGCTGGGGAATCGGTGCGGTTGCCGCCTGGAGAGGAAAGCGGCAATGGATGGTCTATACGGCTACATTAGCGGGATTGGCTGTCTTTTTTGCCTTCATTCTCGGGATGTGGATCTCTCTGGAACGGCCTCCGATGCGTACGATGGGTGAAACCCGTTTGTGGTACTCTTTCTTTTTACCTTTGGCAGGTATCATAACGTATAGCCGCTGGCGATATAAATGGATTTTGAGTTTCAGTTTTATTCTTTCGCTGGTGTTCGTCTGTATCAATCTGTTTAAGCCTGAGATACACAATAAAACTTTAATGCCTGCTCTGCAGAGTCCTTGGTTTGCACCGCATGTTATTGTTTATATGTTTGCTTACGCTATGTTGGGAGCGGCGGCTGTCATGGCTGTTTATCTGCTTTGGATCAAAAAGAAAACTCCGGAAGAACGTGAGATGGAACTGTGTGACAATCTGGTCAATGTGGGACTGGCATTTATGACGCTGGGAATGTTGTTTGGTGCATTGTGGGCAAAAGAAGCTTGGGGGCATTATTGGAGTTGGGATCCCAAAGAAACGTGGGCGGCTGCTACGTGGCTCGGTTACCTTTGCTATATACATTTTCGGATGAACCGGAGGCAAAAAGTGCGTACGGCGCTTGTCGGACTTCTCATTTGCTTCGTATTACTGCAGATGTGCTGGTATGGCATTAATTATCTGCCATCGGCACAGGGGACCAGCGTACATACGTATAATCTGAATTGA
- a CDS encoding alginate export family protein has product MRITNLFWTVVLLAPLSVFAQQQKENLFTIDAQIRTRGEYRNGVLNPRPEGEEPTFFVNERARLSLGYQRDRLQMRLSAQHVGVWGQDPQIDKNGRFILHEAWARLDFSKGLFAQLGRQPLSYDDERLLGGLDWNVAGRFHDALKLGYESKLHKLHLILAFNQNDENRSYGGTYYASGAQPYKTMQTVWYNGHWAKDFTVSLLFMNTGFETGTEGNGKTANMQTMGTYWVYTPGAWLFNGSAYYQFGKNKADKKVSAYMFSLKAGYKIDPKWSVSLGTDYLSGDPDSKKVSTFDPLYGTHHKFYGGMDYFYASAYNKGLWDKILSVDFKPTKKLSFSLNYHHFSTTYDVMATDGKEGRCLGSELDMQVDYTLMKDVKLTAGYSTMLGTKYMDIVKGGNHKSWQDWGWLTLNINPRILFTKW; this is encoded by the coding sequence ATGAGAATCACAAATCTATTTTGGACAGTTGTGCTTTTAGCCCCACTGTCTGTCTTTGCACAGCAACAGAAAGAGAATCTGTTTACGATTGATGCACAGATACGTACCCGTGGTGAATACCGCAATGGAGTATTGAATCCTCGTCCGGAAGGAGAAGAACCCACTTTCTTTGTTAACGAGCGTGCCCGGCTTTCTTTGGGGTATCAGCGTGACAGGTTACAGATGAGACTTTCTGCACAGCACGTAGGAGTGTGGGGGCAGGATCCTCAGATTGATAAGAATGGAAGGTTTATTTTGCATGAAGCGTGGGCTCGCCTTGACTTCTCAAAAGGATTATTTGCGCAGTTGGGAAGGCAACCGTTGTCGTATGATGATGAGCGTCTGCTTGGCGGACTGGACTGGAATGTGGCCGGGCGATTTCACGATGCATTAAAATTGGGATATGAAAGTAAACTGCATAAGTTGCATTTGATATTGGCTTTCAATCAGAATGATGAAAACCGTTCATACGGAGGCACTTATTATGCTTCCGGAGCGCAACCTTATAAAACGATGCAAACGGTTTGGTATAACGGTCATTGGGCTAAAGATTTCACTGTTTCGCTGCTTTTTATGAATACCGGATTTGAAACGGGTACGGAGGGAAATGGTAAAACAGCTAATATGCAGACAATGGGCACTTATTGGGTATACACGCCCGGAGCGTGGCTGTTCAATGGCAGCGCTTATTATCAGTTCGGAAAGAATAAGGCTGACAAGAAAGTATCTGCTTATATGTTTAGCTTGAAAGCCGGTTATAAAATTGATCCGAAGTGGAGCGTAAGTCTGGGTACGGACTATCTTAGCGGCGATCCCGATAGTAAAAAAGTGAGCACTTTTGACCCGTTATATGGAACACATCATAAATTTTACGGAGGTATGGACTATTTCTATGCATCGGCTTACAATAAGGGGTTGTGGGATAAGATTTTGAGCGTAGACTTTAAACCGACTAAGAAATTGAGTTTCTCGTTGAATTATCATCACTTCTCTACTACATATGACGTTATGGCTACAGATGGTAAGGAAGGACGCTGCCTGGGGTCGGAATTGGATATGCAGGTAGATTATACTTTGATGAAAGACGTAAAACTGACTGCCGGTTATTCTACTATGCTTGGAACTAAGTATATGGATATAGTAAAGGGAGGCAACCATAAAAGTTGGCAGGACTGGGGCTGGTTGACACTGAATATCAATCCACGCATTTTATTTACTAAGTGGTAA
- a CDS encoding Crp/Fnr family transcriptional regulator — MVKVEFTDEYQKILWQISLFKDMDNSLQRRLPQELELSVYEVARKEIVLKQDTYCNHLYVLLKGELEVNIVDVAGNLVKVEDIRAPRAFATPHLFGDKNLLPATFTASEDSVLLMATRSSVFKLISSVPDLLHRFLCVTGNCNKCTVTRLRILSYKMLRSRLVYYFMEHKISPDTALLEHNQVQLAEYLGVTRPALSKEINKMMKEGLISINKKVVTLEDMAALKEYI; from the coding sequence GTGGTAAAAGTAGAGTTTACAGACGAATATCAAAAGATTTTGTGGCAGATATCTTTGTTTAAGGATATGGATAACAGTTTGCAACGTCGGCTGCCACAAGAGCTGGAACTTTCGGTGTACGAGGTTGCCAGAAAAGAGATCGTATTGAAGCAGGATACCTATTGCAATCATTTATATGTGCTACTGAAAGGGGAACTGGAGGTTAATATTGTCGATGTGGCGGGAAACCTGGTAAAAGTAGAAGATATTCGTGCTCCCCGTGCTTTTGCCACTCCTCATTTGTTTGGTGATAAGAATCTTTTACCTGCTACGTTTACTGCCAGTGAAGATTCTGTATTGTTGATGGCTACCCGTAGTTCCGTTTTTAAATTGATTAGTTCTGTACCCGATTTGTTGCATCGCTTCTTGTGTGTGACGGGTAATTGCAACAAATGTACGGTTACCCGTCTGCGCATCCTGTCTTATAAGATGCTGCGCAGCCGTTTGGTCTATTATTTTATGGAGCATAAGATTTCTCCGGATACAGCCTTGCTGGAGCACAATCAGGTTCAATTGGCAGAATATCTGGGAGTGACGCGTCCGGCACTCTCGAAGGAGATAAATAAGATGATGAAAGAGGGGCTGATTTCGATCAATAAGAAAGTAGTGACGTTGGAAGATATGGCGGCACTCAAAGAATATATCTGA
- a CDS encoding serine hydrolase: MENKINFSPPSTREGKGVRFLLTTFSILLCSLQAVAQSLPRVAPEQVGMDSHRLLHADEAIHRAIDHKEIPGAVLAVIRHGKMAYLKAYGNKRIYPNVEPMEINTVFDMASCSKSMSTAVSVMILVERGQLRLLDRVSFYLPDFQEWRGENGEKKDIRIIDLMTHTSGLPPYAPVSELQEKYGSPNPKGLMEYISTCKREFKPQTKFQYSCLNYITLQHIIETITGQSLRDFAKENIFDILGMQYTDYLPTIQQQDGKWINTVACPWMDRIAPTEKQKDGSVLCGQVHDPLARILNGGISGNAGIFSNANDIGILAAALLNGGEYNGHRILSPLGVKTMCTVPRELTAFGRTPGWDIFSPYASNKGDLFSPNTFGHTGYTGTSIIIDPDNDTAVILLVNAVHPEDRHSIVRLRSLVANAVAASICPPAQVYTDHYYKRFLQFETETPISPKDIVMVGNSLTENGGNWSKRLNKKNIRNRGIIGDEALGICQRLFQILPGTPQKLFLMAGINDVSHDLSTDSVVSLITKVIEKIQTESPRTKLYIQSLLPINESFGRYKTMTGKTDLIPEINRKLEALAKEKKIPFIHLFPLFTEKNSNVMRKELTTDGLHLTEEGYRIWSKALKRYL; the protein is encoded by the coding sequence ATGGAAAACAAAATCAACTTTTCTCCTCCCTCAACAAGAGAGGGGAAAGGTGTGAGGTTTTTACTCACTACCTTTTCAATATTGCTTTGTAGTCTGCAAGCTGTGGCACAATCTCTGCCACGTGTAGCTCCCGAGCAAGTGGGCATGGACTCTCATCGCCTGTTACATGCCGATGAAGCTATTCACCGGGCAATCGATCACAAAGAAATACCGGGAGCCGTACTCGCTGTCATCCGTCATGGCAAAATGGCTTATCTCAAGGCTTATGGCAACAAACGAATCTATCCCAATGTAGAGCCGATGGAAATAAACACTGTTTTCGACATGGCTTCCTGCAGTAAATCTATGTCAACAGCTGTTTCGGTTATGATTCTGGTTGAACGAGGACAACTTCGTTTGCTCGATCGTGTCAGCTTTTACCTCCCCGACTTCCAGGAATGGCGGGGAGAAAACGGGGAGAAGAAGGATATTCGTATCATAGACCTTATGACACATACTTCAGGTCTCCCTCCTTATGCACCGGTATCCGAACTGCAGGAAAAATATGGTTCTCCCAACCCCAAAGGACTGATGGAGTATATTTCCACTTGCAAACGTGAATTTAAACCTCAGACGAAATTTCAGTATAGTTGCCTTAATTACATCACTTTGCAACATATCATCGAAACCATTACCGGGCAAAGCTTGCGAGACTTTGCAAAAGAAAATATCTTCGATATACTGGGAATGCAATACACGGATTATCTGCCTACCATACAACAGCAGGACGGAAAGTGGATCAATACGGTGGCCTGTCCCTGGATGGACCGGATTGCACCTACCGAAAAACAAAAAGACGGAAGCGTACTCTGCGGGCAAGTACACGATCCATTGGCACGTATCCTGAACGGAGGGATCTCCGGCAATGCAGGTATCTTCTCTAATGCAAATGACATTGGCATCCTCGCAGCCGCTCTTCTCAACGGAGGCGAATACAATGGTCACCGCATCCTCAGCCCGCTGGGAGTAAAAACCATGTGTACAGTTCCCCGTGAGCTAACCGCATTTGGCCGTACTCCGGGGTGGGATATTTTCTCTCCCTATGCCTCAAACAAGGGTGATCTTTTCAGTCCGAATACCTTTGGCCATACAGGATATACAGGAACTTCCATCATCATCGATCCGGACAACGACACGGCCGTCATTCTGCTGGTCAACGCTGTTCATCCGGAAGACCGGCATAGCATAGTCCGTCTCCGTTCGTTGGTAGCCAATGCAGTAGCCGCCTCTATCTGTCCTCCCGCACAGGTATATACAGATCATTATTACAAACGCTTCCTGCAATTTGAAACAGAAACACCCATCAGCCCCAAAGATATTGTGATGGTGGGCAACAGTCTCACGGAAAATGGTGGGAATTGGAGCAAGCGCCTAAATAAAAAAAACATAAGAAATCGGGGGATCATCGGTGACGAAGCATTGGGAATCTGTCAACGTCTTTTTCAGATCTTACCGGGGACTCCCCAAAAACTTTTCCTAATGGCCGGAATCAACGATGTGTCACACGACCTGAGCACCGATAGTGTAGTCAGTTTGATAACCAAAGTCATTGAGAAAATCCAAACCGAATCACCACGCACCAAACTCTATATACAGAGTCTTCTGCCTATCAACGAATCGTTCGGACGATATAAAACGATGACCGGGAAAACTGACCTGATACCCGAAATTAACCGCAAACTTGAAGCACTTGCCAAAGAAAAGAAAATACCTTTTATCCACCTCTTTCCATTATTTACGGAGAAAAACAGCAACGTGATGCGAAAAGAACTGACTACGGACGGATTACACCTGACAGAAGAGGGGTATAGAATCTGGAGTAAAGCACTGAAACGGTATCTGTAG
- the murQ gene encoding N-acetylmuramic acid 6-phosphate etherase, which produces MNSNIEKSDKPSFIKISEQPSLYDDLEKKSVREILEDINKEDQKVAIAVQKAIPQIEKLVTQIVPRMKQGGRIFYMGAGTSGRLGVLDASEIPPTFGMPPTLIIGLIAGGDTALRNPVENAEDNTTRGWEELTEHNINDKDTVIGIAASGTTPYVIGAMHAAREHGILTGCITSNPNSPMAAEADIPIEMIVGPEYVTGSSRMKSGTGQKMILNMITTSVMIQLGRVKGNKMVNMQLSNRKLVDRGTRMIIEELGLEYDKAKALLLMHGSVKKAIDAYKAG; this is translated from the coding sequence ATGAATAGTAATATAGAAAAATCAGATAAACCCTCCTTCATCAAAATCTCTGAGCAGCCCTCACTTTACGACGATCTTGAAAAGAAGTCGGTCCGCGAAATACTGGAAGACATCAATAAGGAAGACCAGAAAGTAGCTATTGCCGTACAGAAAGCAATTCCTCAAATAGAGAAACTAGTCACACAAATAGTTCCCCGAATGAAACAGGGGGGACGCATTTTCTATATGGGAGCCGGCACCAGCGGACGCCTCGGAGTACTCGACGCTTCAGAAATCCCACCTACCTTCGGTATGCCCCCCACATTAATTATTGGCCTGATAGCAGGCGGTGATACTGCTTTACGCAATCCGGTAGAAAACGCTGAAGATAATACTACCCGGGGCTGGGAAGAACTGACAGAACATAACATCAATGACAAAGATACGGTTATCGGTATTGCAGCCTCAGGCACCACCCCTTACGTAATCGGAGCTATGCATGCAGCCCGCGAGCATGGTATCCTGACCGGCTGCATCACCAGTAACCCGAACTCTCCAATGGCAGCAGAGGCCGATATCCCCATCGAAATGATCGTGGGTCCCGAATATGTAACGGGTAGTTCACGTATGAAATCGGGAACGGGACAAAAGATGATCCTGAATATGATCACAACCTCGGTAATGATTCAATTAGGACGCGTGAAAGGTAACAAAATGGTCAACATGCAACTCAGCAACCGGAAGCTCGTAGACCGTGGTACTCGTATGATTATTGAAGAACTCGGACTTGAATATGATAAAGCAAAAGCCTTGTTGCTGATGCACGGTTCCGTGAAAAAAGCAATAGATGCTTATAAAGCCGGATAA
- a CDS encoding BadF/BadG/BcrA/BcrD ATPase family protein, which translates to MILIADSGSTKTDWCVVEHGQLIQQISTKGTNPFFQSEEEISNEIATALIPQLKTNKFEAVHFYGAGCAFPDKIETMRKAIASHLQVSGEIEVSTDMLAAARSLCGHQPGIACIMGTGSNSCYYDGKNIVTNVSPLGFILGDEGSGAVLGKLLVGDILKNQMTPGLKEKFLEQFNLTPAEIIDRVYRKPFPNRFLASFSPFLVQHLDEPVIRELVLNSFKKFLKRNVMQYDYQHAPVHFIGSVAFYYRELLSEACKIMGVHLGTIIQSPMEGLIKFHE; encoded by the coding sequence ATGATATTAATAGCAGACAGTGGTTCTACCAAGACCGATTGGTGTGTGGTAGAACATGGACAGTTGATCCAACAAATTTCTACGAAAGGTACCAATCCTTTCTTTCAGTCTGAAGAAGAAATCAGTAATGAAATAGCAACTGCACTGATTCCTCAGTTAAAGACAAACAAGTTCGAGGCTGTTCATTTTTACGGAGCCGGTTGTGCTTTCCCCGACAAAATAGAGACAATGCGCAAAGCCATAGCCTCGCATCTGCAAGTCAGTGGAGAAATCGAGGTTAGTACGGATATGCTCGCTGCTGCCAGAAGTTTGTGCGGTCATCAACCGGGTATTGCCTGTATCATGGGTACAGGATCGAATTCATGTTATTACGATGGTAAAAACATTGTCACCAATGTATCTCCTCTAGGATTTATACTGGGCGATGAAGGCAGTGGTGCGGTATTGGGCAAACTGCTGGTAGGCGACATCCTTAAAAACCAGATGACTCCGGGACTTAAAGAAAAATTTCTGGAACAGTTCAATCTGACCCCCGCCGAAATCATCGACCGGGTGTATCGGAAACCATTCCCTAACCGTTTCCTTGCAAGTTTCTCCCCATTTTTGGTTCAACACCTTGACGAACCGGTCATACGTGAATTGGTCCTTAACAGCTTCAAGAAATTCCTGAAGCGCAACGTGATGCAGTACGATTACCAGCACGCCCCGGTTCATTTCATCGGTTCTGTAGCATTCTATTACAGAGAGTTACTTTCCGAAGCATGTAAAATAATGGGAGTACACTTAGGAACCATTATCCAAAGTCCGATGGAAGGATTGATTAAGTTTCACGAGTAA
- a CDS encoding acyltransferase family protein has product MNQTVNKRLLALDVLRGITIAGMIMVNNPGSWSYVYAPLGHAAWIGLTPTDLVFPFFMFIMGISTYISLRKYNFEFSHSAALKILKRTIVIFAIGLGIAWFSMFCRTWNSLSGEDISFFSRLYESVWTFGHIRILGVMQRLALCYGATAIIALIMKHKYIPYLIAILLIGYFIILINGNGFEYNSSNILSIVDRTVLGEAHMYKDNGIDPEGLLSTIPSIAHVLIGFCVGKLLMEVKDIHEKIERLFLIGTILTFAGFLLSYGCPISKKIWSPTFAIVTCGLASSFLALLVWIIDVRGYTRWSRFFESFGVNPLFIYVMGAVLSILLGSILIPYDGGSISLHGFVYNAILQPVLGDYPGSLAFAILFVGLNWCIGYILYKKKIYIKI; this is encoded by the coding sequence ATGAATCAAACAGTCAACAAACGCCTACTCGCTCTTGATGTATTGCGAGGCATCACTATCGCAGGTATGATTATGGTCAACAACCCCGGCAGCTGGAGTTATGTATATGCTCCCCTTGGGCATGCGGCATGGATCGGCTTAACCCCGACCGATCTGGTATTTCCTTTCTTTATGTTTATCATGGGTATCTCTACCTACATCTCATTAAGAAAGTATAACTTTGAGTTCAGCCACTCGGCCGCTTTGAAAATCCTTAAAAGAACCATCGTAATCTTTGCCATTGGTTTGGGAATCGCATGGTTCTCCATGTTTTGCCGTACCTGGAATTCACTCTCCGGTGAAGATATTTCATTCTTCTCCCGTCTGTATGAGTCGGTCTGGACTTTCGGCCACATCCGCATTCTGGGTGTCATGCAGCGATTGGCGCTTTGCTACGGTGCAACAGCCATCATCGCTTTAATTATGAAGCACAAATATATCCCCTATCTGATTGCCATCCTGTTGATCGGCTATTTCATCATCCTGATCAACGGAAACGGATTCGAATACAACAGCAGTAACATCCTATCAATAGTAGACCGTACCGTATTGGGTGAAGCACATATGTACAAGGATAATGGCATTGATCCGGAAGGTCTGTTAAGTACCATCCCTTCTATCGCACACGTACTGATAGGTTTCTGTGTGGGTAAACTCCTGATGGAAGTAAAAGATATCCATGAAAAGATAGAGCGTCTGTTCCTCATTGGCACTATTCTCACTTTCGCCGGATTCCTGCTTAGCTACGGTTGTCCCATCAGCAAGAAGATATGGTCACCTACTTTCGCTATCGTCACCTGTGGGTTGGCATCCAGTTTCCTGGCATTACTTGTATGGATCATCGATGTGAGAGGCTATACACGCTGGAGCCGTTTCTTCGAATCATTCGGTGTCAACCCCTTATTTATTTATGTGATGGGAGCCGTTCTCTCCATTCTCCTGGGCAGCATACTGATACCTTATGACGGAGGTAGCATCAGCCTACACGGATTCGTGTACAACGCAATTCTTCAACCCGTGCTTGGAGACTATCCCGGTTCTCTGGCATTCGCAATCTTGTTCGTAGGGCTGAACTGGTGTATCGGATATATTCTGTATAAGAAAAAAATATATATAAAAATATGA